In a single window of the Zonotrichia leucophrys gambelii isolate GWCS_2022_RI chromosome 2, RI_Zleu_2.0, whole genome shotgun sequence genome:
- the LOC135444706 gene encoding ubiquitin carboxyl-terminal hydrolase CYLD-like — MSNLPPLAADRNCFYILTEDCAYGNKYFQAGNLCFCSERSYLRNFSEDGPPACFLKVVMLDDSSTVTINLGILQPVRQEAAGFLLAIGSHSERLDFFLERQSLEGALRAVPGQNVMVEVEREFFPGVVRYIGSIYKPSLAVLTPVFFGVELQGEGENRGRSDGSYHGTEYFKCKRNCGIFLPFSKIQFIPTSGNDYGKQKLGKEDTEEVVPVKVGDAVSFLVDDIPTKGIAMAVYREGSKWFVKVCPEEEGTTDIFREIPMESVVKESLQSFFPMFNSDVGFGKPNPMKGEIGESGEEGEGGNSPLEVNSMVQITLDKGNQVSGIIRWLGYLPQIKEKMAGVELDEDKGVTAGEWLGRSYFHCAPKRGLFVRLNSCQPDVRFQSFPSSELSLGDFRGQEALPEGAESFPPLRNEAAVRVLQGRMKGIQGHCNSCYMDAALFSLFSCTSVLDSMLFMPFPLCDRNVQGILRDEIVNPLRRSGFVRASSVMHLREQLTDKGQCSSFTNAEKDPEEFLNLIMQQILGIEPLLKLQSGGQEQECYCYQIFMDKQEDLVVPDVQQLVERSFLSSDLKLVEIPSCFIIQMPRFGKEYKMFSKIIPSLELDITDLLLDSPRECCLCGDVATLECPECFKDQVFAATGLKQFCSSCSKQVHSHRRRKAHKPRKLHIPEEFQSWSARGCQQVPREKLELFAVLCIETSHYVSFVKYGPGHEHWMFFDSMADRHGGENGFNIPTVTLCPEIAKYLDLPLAVLALEQPRDMDGVAKRLFCDAYMYLYQSRKMALYK; from the exons ATGTCCAACCTCCCGCCTCTGGCAGCCGACAGGAATTGCTTCTACATCCTGACCGAGGACTGTGCCTATGGAAACAAGTACTTCCAAGCCGGGAACCTGTGCTTCTGCAGCGAGAGGAGCTACCTGCGGAATTTTTCCGAGGATGGGCCCCCAGCTTGCTTCCTGAAGGTCGTCATGCTGGACGACAGCTCCACGGTCACCATCAACCTGGGAATCCTGCAGCCCGTGCGCCAGGAAGCCGCCGGATTCCTGCTGGCCATCGGGAGCCACAGCGAGCgcctggattttttcctggagaggcagagcctggagggaGCTCTCCGAGCCGTGCCGGGTCAAAATGTGATGGTGGAGGTGGAGAGGGAATTTTTCCCGGGAGTCGTGCGCTACATCGGGAGCATCTACAAGCCCAGCTTGGCTGTGCTGACCccggtgttttttggggtggagtTGCAG ggagagggggaaaacagagggagaAGCGACGGGTCCTACCACGGCACCGAGTACTTCAAGTGCAAGAGGAACTGTGGGATCTTCCTGCCCTTCAGCAAAATCCAGTTTATTCCCACATCAGGCAACGATTATGGGAAGCAGAAGCTGGGAAAAGAGGACACGGAGGAGGTGGTTCCCGTGAAAGTGGGAGATGCCGTGAGCTTCCTCGTGGATGACATCCCCACCAAAGGAATTGCCATGGCAGTTTACAGGGAAGGGAGCAAATGGTTTGTGAAGGTTTGCCCG gaagaagaaggaacGACTGACATTTTCAGGGAAATCCCCATGGAATCTGTTGTGAAGGAGAGCTTGCAAA GTTTTTTCCCAATGTTCAACTCCGACGTGGGCTTTGGAAAACCAAACCCAATGAAAGGAGAAATCGGTGAGAGCGGCGAGGAAGGGGAAGGTGGGAATTCACCCCTGGAAGTGAATTCCATGGTCCAGATTACCTTGGACAAGGGGAATCAAGTTTCAGGAATCATCCGCTGGTTGGGCTACCTGCCCcaaatcaaggaaaaaatggCTGGAGTTGAACTG GATGAAGACAAGGGGGTGACGGCTGGAGAGTGGCTGGGCAGGTCCTACTTCCACTGCGCCCCCAAGCGCGGCCTCTTCGTGAGGCTGAACTCCTGCCAGCCCGACGTGCGCTTCCAGAGCTTCCCCAGCTCCGAGCTGTCCCTGGGGGATTTCA GAGGACAAGAAGCTCTTCCAGAGGGTGCAGAGAGTTTTCCTCCCCTCAGGAATGAGGCAGCAGTCCGTGTTCTCCAAGGGCGGATGAAGGGCATCCAAGGCCATTGTAATTCCTGCTACATGGATGCAGCTCTCTTCAG CCTCTTCTCCTGTACCTCCGTGCTGGACTCCATGCTCTTCATGCCCTTCCCACTGTGTGACAGGAATGTCCAGGGAATTCTGCGGGATGAGATCGTCAATCCCCTCCGTAG GAGTGGCTTTGTCAGGGCCAGCAGTGTGATGCACCTCCGGGAGCAGCTCACGGACAAGGGCCAGTGCTCCAGCTTCACCAACGCTGAGAAAG ATCCTGAGGAGTTCCTCAATCTCATAATGCAGCAGATCCTGGGAATTGAGCCACTACTGAAACTCCA GTCAGgaggccaggagcaggaatgttaCTGCTACCAGATATTTATGGACAAGCAGGAGGATTTGGTGGTTCCTGATGTGCAGCAGTTGGTGGAACGCTCCTTCCTGTCCTCAGATCTGAAGCTGGTGGAG atccCATCTTGCTTCATTATCCAAATGCCACGTTTTGGGAAGGAATATAAAATGTTCAGCAAAATCATCCCTTCCTTGGAGCTGGATATAACAGATCTGCTGCTGGACA GTCCCAGGGAATGCTGCCTGTGTGGGGATGTTGCCACTCTGGAATGCCCGGAGTGTTTCAAGGACCAAGTGTTTGCAGCCACGGGCCTGAAGcagttctgcagctcctgctccaaacAG GTTCACTCCCATCGCCGCCGCAAAGCGCACAAACCCAGGAAGCTGCACATTCCAGAGGAATTCCAGAGCTGGAGCGCCCGGGGCTGCCAGCAGGTGCCACGGGAGAAGCTGGAGCtgtttgcagtgctgtgcaTCGAGACCAGTCACTACGTGTCCTTCGTGAAATACGGCCCTGGCCACGAGCACTGGATGTTCTTCGACAGCATGGCCGACCGGCACG GTGGCGAAAACGGCTTCAACATTCCCACGGTGACGCTGTGCCCGGAAATTGCCAAATACCTGGACTtgcccctggctgtgctggccctggagcagcctcGGGACATGGATGGGGTGGCCAAACGCCTCTTTTGTGACGCCTACATGTACCTGTaccagagcaggaaaatggcaCTTTACAAGTGA
- the NAPRT gene encoding nicotinate phosphoribosyltransferase isoform X2, with amino-acid sequence MLCCHPRVSPSAAIPVSPLELPSPCPPLCAAIPAALSSVSLCPCILPLLPSRYLSCAAIPAPHVHCALPPRVSSCATKTAPCPPCAAIPAAIPVSPLCCPASPCRHPRVLPPRASVSLLFSPLLPVSPPLSPCPRPAMAPLADLYQVSMAYGHWRAGRHRAPAAAELFFRRPPFRGSFALGAGLAEGLRGLRAFRFSAADVAYLRSVLPSTIDDAFFDYLATLDASEVPFLQVKGPLLVVQLLETTLLCLINYASLVATNAARFRLLAGPDMKLIEMGLRRAQGPDGALSASKYSYIGGFDCTSNILAGKLYGIPVRGTIAHSFIMSFRCLEEVQPRELPPRAGGDPVDLADLAVSWLQRVCDLLQTPPSKANQGELAAFVSYAVTFPCDFQGLLDTYCVRRSGLPNFCAVALALHQLGYQAIGVRLDSGDLAQQSKEIRGVFQACGAHFQVPWFETIPIAVSNDISEQSLEEFRREGSEIDMIGIGTHLVTCPLQPSLGCVYKLVEVNGSPCLKLTEDEEKMTIPGMKAIYRLYDAAGHPFMDLMALEEEPSPSAGQELGIRVLGRLEESTKVIPSTVEPLHRTYFRDGQVCEPLPSLPEVRTHAQLSLNLLSPAHRRLHEPQPYPVAVTERLHQLFLELRQGSL; translated from the exons ATGCTGTGCTGCCATCCCCGTGTGTCCCCTTCTGCtgccatccccgtgtccccccttGAGCtcccgtccccgtgtccccccctttgtgctgccatccctgctgccctgtcctctgtgtccctctgtccctgtatCCTCCCTCTGCTGCCATCCCGGTATCTCTCttgtgctgccatccctgcGCCACATGTCCACTGTGCGCTGCCACCCCGCGtgtccagctgtgccaccaaaactgccccgtgtcccccttgtgctgccatccctgctgccatccctgtgtcccccttgTGCTGTCCCGCGTCCCCGTGTCGCCATCCCCGCGTGCTCCCACCCCGCGCTTCCGTATCCCTCCTATTTTCCCCGctcctccccgtgtccccacccctgtccccttgtccccgcCCCGCCATGGCGCCGCTGGCCGACCTGTACCAGGTGTCCATGGCCTACGGGCACTGGCGGGCCGGGCGACACCgcgccccggccgccgccgaGCTCTTCTTCCGCCGCCCGCCCTTCCGCGGCTCCTTCGCGCTCGGCGCCGGCCTGGCCGAGGGGCTGCGGGGGCTCCGAGCCTTCCGCTTCTCCGCTGCCG aCGTCGCGTACCTGCgctctgtcctgcccagcaCCATCGACGACGCCTTCTTTGACTACCTGGCCACCCTGGATGCCTCCGAG GTGCCGTTCCTGCAGGTGAAGGGGCCGCTGCTGgtggtgcagctgctggagaccACCTTGCTGTGCCTGATCAACTACGCCAG CCTGGTGGCCACCAACGCTGCCAGATTCCGCCTCCTGGCCGGGCCGGACATGAAGCTCATAGAGATGGGGCTGCGCCGCGCGCAGGGGCCCGACGGAGCCCTCTCGGCATCCAAATATTCCTACATTGGGG GCTTCGACTGCACCAGCAACATCCTGGCGGGAAAACTGTACGGAATTCCCGTGCGCGGCACCATCGCCCACTCCTTCATCATGTCCTTCAGGTGCCTGGAGGAGGTGCAGCCACGG GAGCTGCCGCCCCGGGCCGGAGGAGATCCCGTGGATCTGGCGGAcctggctgtgtcctggctgcagagggttTGTGACCTGCTCCAGACTCCTCCCAGCAAGGCCAACCAGGGCGAGCTGGCCGCCTTCGTGTCCTACGCTGTCACCTTCCCGTGTGACTTCCAGGGATTGCTGGACACCTACTGTGTCAGGAG GAGTGGTTTGCCCAATTTCTGTGCCGTGGCCTTGGCACTGCACCAGCTGGGATACCAGGCCATCGGGGTGCGCCTGGACAGTGGGGACCTGGCCCAGCAATCCAAGGAAATCCGGGGAGTGTTCCAAGCCTGCGGAGCTCA CTTCCAGGTGCCCTGGTTTGAGACCATCCCCATTGCTGTCAGCAACGACATCAGcgagcagagcctggaggagtTCAGGAGGGAG gggagTGAGATCGACATGATCGGCATCGGGACCCACCTGGTGACGTGTCCCCTGCAGCCATCGCTGGGCTGTGTCTACAAG CTGGTGGAGGTCAATGGCTCCCCGTGCCTGAAGCTCACGGAGGATGAGGAGAAGATGACAATCCCGGGGATGAAGGCAATCTATCGGCTCTATGATGCTGCTG GTCACCCCTTCATGGACCTCATGGCCCTGGAGGAGGAGCCGTCGCCCAGCgcggggcaggagctggggatccGAGTCCTGGGGCGGCTGGAGGAGAGCACCAAGGTCATTCCCAGCACTGTGGAGCCCCTCCATCGCACCTACTTCAGGGATGGCCAG gtgtgtgagcccctgcccagcctgcccgAGGTGAGGACCCACGCCCAGCTGTCCCTCAACCTGCTCAGCCCCGCTCACCGCCGGCTCCACGAGCCGCAGCCCTACCCG gtgGCCGTGACGGAACGGCTGCACCAGCTCTTCCTGGAGCTGCGCCAGGGCAGCCTCTGA
- the NAPRT gene encoding nicotinate phosphoribosyltransferase isoform X1, which yields MLCCHPRVSPSAAIPVSPLELPSPCPPLCAAIPAALSSVSLCPCILPLLPSRYLSCAAIPAPHVHCALPPRVSSCATKTAPCPPCAAIPAAIPVSPLCCPASPCRHPRVLPPRASVSLLFSPLLPVSPPLSPCPRPAMAPLADLYQVSMAYGHWRAGRHRAPAAAELFFRRPPFRGSFALGAGLAEGLRGLRAFRFSAADVAYLRSVLPSTIDDAFFDYLATLDASEVTVTAIPEGSVVFARVPFLQVKGPLLVVQLLETTLLCLINYASLVATNAARFRLLAGPDMKLIEMGLRRAQGPDGALSASKYSYIGGFDCTSNILAGKLYGIPVRGTIAHSFIMSFRCLEEVQPRELPPRAGGDPVDLADLAVSWLQRVCDLLQTPPSKANQGELAAFVSYAVTFPCDFQGLLDTYCVRRSGLPNFCAVALALHQLGYQAIGVRLDSGDLAQQSKEIRGVFQACGAHFQVPWFETIPIAVSNDISEQSLEEFRREGSEIDMIGIGTHLVTCPLQPSLGCVYKLVEVNGSPCLKLTEDEEKMTIPGMKAIYRLYDAAGHPFMDLMALEEEPSPSAGQELGIRVLGRLEESTKVIPSTVEPLHRTYFRDGQVCEPLPSLPEVRTHAQLSLNLLSPAHRRLHEPQPYPVAVTERLHQLFLELRQGSL from the exons ATGCTGTGCTGCCATCCCCGTGTGTCCCCTTCTGCtgccatccccgtgtccccccttGAGCtcccgtccccgtgtccccccctttgtgctgccatccctgctgccctgtcctctgtgtccctctgtccctgtatCCTCCCTCTGCTGCCATCCCGGTATCTCTCttgtgctgccatccctgcGCCACATGTCCACTGTGCGCTGCCACCCCGCGtgtccagctgtgccaccaaaactgccccgtgtcccccttgtgctgccatccctgctgccatccctgtgtcccccttgTGCTGTCCCGCGTCCCCGTGTCGCCATCCCCGCGTGCTCCCACCCCGCGCTTCCGTATCCCTCCTATTTTCCCCGctcctccccgtgtccccacccctgtccccttgtccccgcCCCGCCATGGCGCCGCTGGCCGACCTGTACCAGGTGTCCATGGCCTACGGGCACTGGCGGGCCGGGCGACACCgcgccccggccgccgccgaGCTCTTCTTCCGCCGCCCGCCCTTCCGCGGCTCCTTCGCGCTCGGCGCCGGCCTGGCCGAGGGGCTGCGGGGGCTCCGAGCCTTCCGCTTCTCCGCTGCCG aCGTCGCGTACCTGCgctctgtcctgcccagcaCCATCGACGACGCCTTCTTTGACTACCTGGCCACCCTGGATGCCTCCGAGGTGACCGTCACCGCCATTCCCGAGGGCTCCGTCGTTTTTGCCAGG GTGCCGTTCCTGCAGGTGAAGGGGCCGCTGCTGgtggtgcagctgctggagaccACCTTGCTGTGCCTGATCAACTACGCCAG CCTGGTGGCCACCAACGCTGCCAGATTCCGCCTCCTGGCCGGGCCGGACATGAAGCTCATAGAGATGGGGCTGCGCCGCGCGCAGGGGCCCGACGGAGCCCTCTCGGCATCCAAATATTCCTACATTGGGG GCTTCGACTGCACCAGCAACATCCTGGCGGGAAAACTGTACGGAATTCCCGTGCGCGGCACCATCGCCCACTCCTTCATCATGTCCTTCAGGTGCCTGGAGGAGGTGCAGCCACGG GAGCTGCCGCCCCGGGCCGGAGGAGATCCCGTGGATCTGGCGGAcctggctgtgtcctggctgcagagggttTGTGACCTGCTCCAGACTCCTCCCAGCAAGGCCAACCAGGGCGAGCTGGCCGCCTTCGTGTCCTACGCTGTCACCTTCCCGTGTGACTTCCAGGGATTGCTGGACACCTACTGTGTCAGGAG GAGTGGTTTGCCCAATTTCTGTGCCGTGGCCTTGGCACTGCACCAGCTGGGATACCAGGCCATCGGGGTGCGCCTGGACAGTGGGGACCTGGCCCAGCAATCCAAGGAAATCCGGGGAGTGTTCCAAGCCTGCGGAGCTCA CTTCCAGGTGCCCTGGTTTGAGACCATCCCCATTGCTGTCAGCAACGACATCAGcgagcagagcctggaggagtTCAGGAGGGAG gggagTGAGATCGACATGATCGGCATCGGGACCCACCTGGTGACGTGTCCCCTGCAGCCATCGCTGGGCTGTGTCTACAAG CTGGTGGAGGTCAATGGCTCCCCGTGCCTGAAGCTCACGGAGGATGAGGAGAAGATGACAATCCCGGGGATGAAGGCAATCTATCGGCTCTATGATGCTGCTG GTCACCCCTTCATGGACCTCATGGCCCTGGAGGAGGAGCCGTCGCCCAGCgcggggcaggagctggggatccGAGTCCTGGGGCGGCTGGAGGAGAGCACCAAGGTCATTCCCAGCACTGTGGAGCCCCTCCATCGCACCTACTTCAGGGATGGCCAG gtgtgtgagcccctgcccagcctgcccgAGGTGAGGACCCACGCCCAGCTGTCCCTCAACCTGCTCAGCCCCGCTCACCGCCGGCTCCACGAGCCGCAGCCCTACCCG gtgGCCGTGACGGAACGGCTGCACCAGCTCTTCCTGGAGCTGCGCCAGGGCAGCCTCTGA
- the EEF1D gene encoding elongation factor 1-delta isoform X4: protein MAVDYFLHDKIWFEKFKYDDAERRFYEQMNGPVGGSSRQQENGASTILRDIARARENIQKSLAGSASTTSPGAAGDQNELLSRISHLEVENQNLRSVVADLQMAIFKLESRLNALEKSSTSHQPSSVPPTQKVEPFSVPSKKVELPAKKSEPAAAEEDDDDDIDLFGSDDEEEDQEAAKVREERLRQYAEKKAKKPGLIAKSSILLDVKPWDDETDMAKMEECVRSIHMDGLVWGASKLVPVGYGIKKLQIQCVVEDEKVGTDILEEEITKFEDYVQSVDIAAFNKI, encoded by the exons atggCCGTGGATTACTTCCTGCACGACAAGATCTGGTTCGAGAAGTTCAAGTACGACGACGCCGAGCGAAGGTTCTACGAGCAGATGAACGGCCCCGTGGGTGGCTCCTCCCGCCAGCAG GAGAACGGAGCCAGCACGATCCTCCGCGACATTGCCAGAGCCAGGGAGAATATCCAGAAATCGCTGGCCGGA AGTGCAAGCACCacctcccctggagctgctggtgaccAAAATGAGCTCCTGTCCCGAATTTCCCACCTGGAAGTGGAAAACCAGAACCTCCGCAGTG ttgttGCCGACCTCCAGATGGCCATTTTCAAGCTGGAAAGCCGCCTGAACGCTCTGGAGAAATCCTCAACTTCCCACCAGCCCTCATCTGTTCCTCCAACCCAG AAAGTGGAGCCGTTCAGCGTTCCCTCCAAAAAAGTGGAGCTGCCGGCCAAGAAATCCGAGCCAGCTGCTGCcgaggaggatgatgatgatgacattgACCTTTTTGGGAGCGACGATGAGGAGGAAGACCAGGAGGCCGCCAAGGTGCGGGAGGAGCGGCTCCGGCAGTACGCGGAGAAGAAGGCCAAGAAGCCGGGACTCATCGCCAAGTCTTCCATCCTGCTGGATGTGAAGCCG tGGGACGACGAGACCGACATGGCCAAGATGGAGGAGTGCGTCCGCTCCATCCACATGGACGGGCTGGTGTGGGGAGCCTCCAAACTGGTCCCAGTGGGATACGGCATCAAGAAACTCCAAATCCAGTGCGTGGTGGAGGACGAGAAGGTCGGCACAGACATCCTGGAGGAGGAGATCACCAAGTTCGAGGACTAC GTGCAGAGCGTGGATATTGCTGCTTTTAACAAGATTTAG
- the EEF1D gene encoding elongation factor 1-delta isoform X5, whose amino-acid sequence MAVDYFLHDKIWFEKFKYDDAERRFYEQMNGPVGGSSRQQSASTTSPGAAGDQNELLSRISHLEVENQNLRSVVADLQMAIFKLESRLNALEKSSTSHQPSSVPPTQKVEPFSVPSKKVELPAKKSEPAAAEEDDDDDIDLFGSDDEEEDQEAAKVREERLRQYAEKKAKKPGLIAKSSILLDVKPWDDETDMAKMEECVRSIHMDGLVWGASKLVPVGYGIKKLQIQCVVEDEKVGTDILEEEITKFEDYVQSVDIAAFNKI is encoded by the exons atggCCGTGGATTACTTCCTGCACGACAAGATCTGGTTCGAGAAGTTCAAGTACGACGACGCCGAGCGAAGGTTCTACGAGCAGATGAACGGCCCCGTGGGTGGCTCCTCCCGCCAGCAG AGTGCAAGCACCacctcccctggagctgctggtgaccAAAATGAGCTCCTGTCCCGAATTTCCCACCTGGAAGTGGAAAACCAGAACCTCCGCAGTG ttgttGCCGACCTCCAGATGGCCATTTTCAAGCTGGAAAGCCGCCTGAACGCTCTGGAGAAATCCTCAACTTCCCACCAGCCCTCATCTGTTCCTCCAACCCAG AAAGTGGAGCCGTTCAGCGTTCCCTCCAAAAAAGTGGAGCTGCCGGCCAAGAAATCCGAGCCAGCTGCTGCcgaggaggatgatgatgatgacattgACCTTTTTGGGAGCGACGATGAGGAGGAAGACCAGGAGGCCGCCAAGGTGCGGGAGGAGCGGCTCCGGCAGTACGCGGAGAAGAAGGCCAAGAAGCCGGGACTCATCGCCAAGTCTTCCATCCTGCTGGATGTGAAGCCG tGGGACGACGAGACCGACATGGCCAAGATGGAGGAGTGCGTCCGCTCCATCCACATGGACGGGCTGGTGTGGGGAGCCTCCAAACTGGTCCCAGTGGGATACGGCATCAAGAAACTCCAAATCCAGTGCGTGGTGGAGGACGAGAAGGTCGGCACAGACATCCTGGAGGAGGAGATCACCAAGTTCGAGGACTAC GTGCAGAGCGTGGATATTGCTGCTTTTAACAAGATTTAG